The Spirochaetota bacterium genome includes a window with the following:
- the lon gene encoding endopeptidase La: protein MSDKENAESNGTNTHLIIPSEVLPDVLPIIPVSHRPLFPGMMIPMVLSGDRMLASAREIIESESKVGGAVLIRNQHDGPMSSDDLYAVGTSIKIIKVTPMDEKTLQVMITAIKRFTLAQALTDEPVTRWRVHHNYEEDAPPSEDMKAYSMAIISSVKELIKSNSLFQEELRLFLNRFTIEDPGKLADFVASMTSSESSEVQEILETFDVRKRVEKVLVLLKKELELNKIQRKIQQQIEEKLQRNQKEFFLREQLKEIKKELGLEKDEKTSELEKFEERARNLALTEEARKRFDEELEKLRVLEPHSAEYGVSRNYMEWLTSLPWGVYSVDNYDIAKARKVLDRDHYGLEDIKDRILEFISKGRMKGNITGSIICFVGPPGVGKTSIGKSVAEALGRKFYRFSLGGMRDEAEIKGHRRTYIGAMPGKIIQSLKLVGTANPVIMLDEIDKIGASFQGDPASALLEVLDPEQNSQFLDHYLDVRFDLSNILFIATSNQLDTIPPALLDRMELMKLSGYILEEKLEIAKRYLVPKQLKEHGLKSSMVSIDSKALRKVIDGYAREAGVRSLENSIKKIMRKCTRRYAEGAEGKIHITPENIEEFLGKPLFTDDSLYDGDIPGVVMGLAWTAMGGATLYVEATAVPSKAKGYKQTGQLGNVMKESTEIAYTYIHSRAKAYGIPEDYFENHGIHLHVPAGATPKDGPSAGITMATALYSLARNKPVKKRVAMTGELTITGKVLPIGGVKEKTLAAKRARVKTIIFPLENKKDFDELPGHVKAGLDARFVNYFDDVVAIMF from the coding sequence ATGAGCGACAAGGAAAACGCCGAAAGCAACGGTACAAACACCCATCTGATTATACCATCGGAGGTACTGCCCGACGTGCTTCCGATCATACCGGTTTCGCACCGGCCGCTCTTTCCGGGCATGATGATCCCGATGGTCCTGAGCGGGGACCGCATGCTCGCCAGCGCCCGCGAGATCATCGAAAGCGAGAGCAAGGTGGGCGGCGCCGTGCTGATACGCAACCAGCACGACGGCCCAATGTCGTCTGACGACCTGTACGCCGTGGGCACGTCGATCAAGATCATCAAGGTCACCCCGATGGACGAAAAGACCCTTCAGGTGATGATCACCGCCATAAAGCGCTTTACGCTGGCGCAGGCGCTCACCGACGAGCCGGTGACGCGCTGGAGGGTGCACCACAATTACGAGGAGGACGCACCGCCGTCCGAGGACATGAAGGCCTACTCCATGGCGATCATCTCATCGGTGAAGGAGCTCATCAAGTCCAATTCGCTTTTCCAGGAGGAGCTTAGGCTCTTCCTCAACCGCTTCACAATCGAGGACCCCGGCAAGCTCGCCGATTTCGTGGCCTCAATGACCTCATCCGAATCGAGCGAGGTGCAGGAGATTCTGGAAACCTTCGACGTCAGGAAGCGCGTGGAGAAGGTGCTGGTGCTTTTAAAGAAGGAGCTCGAACTCAACAAGATCCAGCGGAAGATCCAGCAGCAGATCGAGGAAAAGCTCCAGCGCAACCAGAAGGAGTTTTTTCTGCGCGAACAGCTCAAGGAGATAAAGAAGGAGCTGGGGCTGGAGAAGGACGAGAAGACCTCGGAGCTCGAGAAGTTCGAGGAGCGCGCCAGGAACCTCGCGCTCACGGAGGAGGCGCGCAAACGCTTCGACGAGGAGCTCGAGAAGCTGCGGGTGCTCGAGCCCCATTCCGCGGAGTACGGCGTGAGCCGCAACTACATGGAGTGGCTTACGTCCCTGCCGTGGGGCGTGTATTCCGTGGACAACTACGACATCGCCAAGGCGCGGAAGGTCCTGGACAGGGACCATTACGGCCTGGAGGACATAAAGGACCGCATCCTCGAATTCATAAGCAAGGGCAGGATGAAGGGAAACATCACCGGATCCATCATCTGCTTCGTGGGGCCTCCTGGCGTGGGGAAGACCTCCATAGGCAAGTCGGTCGCCGAGGCGCTGGGGCGCAAGTTCTACCGGTTCTCGCTGGGCGGCATGCGCGATGAGGCCGAGATAAAGGGGCACCGGCGCACCTATATCGGCGCGATGCCCGGTAAAATCATCCAGAGCCTGAAGCTGGTGGGCACGGCCAACCCCGTCATCATGCTCGACGAGATCGACAAGATCGGCGCGAGCTTCCAGGGCGATCCCGCGTCGGCGCTGCTGGAGGTGCTGGACCCGGAACAGAACTCGCAGTTTCTGGACCATTATCTGGACGTGCGCTTCGACCTTTCGAACATCCTGTTCATCGCGACCTCGAACCAGCTCGATACCATCCCGCCGGCGCTCCTGGACCGCATGGAGCTCATGAAGCTCTCCGGCTATATCCTCGAGGAAAAGCTCGAGATCGCCAAACGCTATCTGGTCCCCAAGCAGCTCAAGGAGCACGGGCTGAAAAGCAGCATGGTATCCATCGACTCGAAGGCGCTTCGAAAGGTCATCGACGGCTACGCGCGCGAGGCGGGCGTGAGGAGCCTGGAGAACAGTATCAAGAAGATCATGCGTAAATGCACCCGCCGCTACGCCGAGGGGGCCGAGGGGAAGATCCACATCACGCCCGAAAACATCGAGGAATTTCTGGGAAAGCCCCTCTTCACCGACGACTCGCTCTATGACGGGGACATCCCCGGGGTGGTGATGGGGCTGGCGTGGACGGCCATGGGTGGCGCAACCCTGTACGTGGAAGCCACCGCCGTCCCGTCGAAGGCCAAGGGCTACAAACAGACGGGGCAGCTCGGAAACGTAATGAAGGAGTCCACGGAGATCGCCTACACCTACATCCACTCGCGCGCGAAGGCCTACGGCATCCCCGAGGACTATTTCGAAAACCACGGCATACACCTGCACGTGCCCGCGGGGGCCACGCCCAAGGACGGGCCGTCGGCCGGCATCACCATGGCGACGGCGCTGTATTCGCTCGCGCGGAACAAGCCGGTTAAAAAGCGCGTCGCCATGACGGGCGAGCTCACCATCACCGGCAAGGTGCTGCCGATCGGCGGAGTAAAGGAAAAGACCCTTGCCGCCAAGCGGGCCCGGGTGAAGACCATCATTTTCCCGCTCGAGAACAAAAAGGACTTCGACGAGCTCCCCGGGCACGTAAAGGCCGGGCTGGACGCGCGATTCGTCAATTATTTCGACGACGTGGTGGCGATAATGTTTTAG